The genomic region AGGAAGAATTCCCGCAAATGTCAAGTTTTGTGCGAAGAACCACTGGCGGATGGTTCTTATCTGAGTTGGATTTATCCACCTGCTAAATTCCGCTCAAAAGCTTGCCAGCCCATACAAGTCCGAGTGATTGAATACACAATTGGTAATACCGACAACCCAGAGGAACAACTAAGATATCGCTTAATTACCAGCTTATTGGAATTGGAGAAATTTCCGGCTCAACTACTGGCGATTGAATATCATCAACGCTGGAAGTAGAAAATACTATTGATGAACTCAAAGTACATTTATCAGGACGAAAAACTCATATTCGCTCTCAAAACCGCGTGAAGTTGTGCAGGAAGTTTACGGGTGGTTGTTAGGACACTGGGCTGTGCGGTTATTGATGTTTCAAGCTGCAAAGAGCGCGGGTATCACTCCTTTGCGTCTGAGTTTCACTGGGACATTGCGAGTTATTCGTCGTGCTATCCCGAAATTTCAACGCTTGCAATCACAAGAACTCCCCTTTTTAAGTTGGTTAACTGTAGAGATTTTAGACACTCTGTTACCTGAACGAGTTTCTCGTACCAATCCCAGAGTTGTAAAAACCTGTATCCAAGTTTCGCTCAAAAAGCCAAGACATCGAGCCACCCCTCCCGAACCAATCCTCCTATTTTCTTTATCCTCAGCACAGCGTAGCCTTAAATGAACCGTATTGACTTATCAATTACCTTTTTGTCGGTCTTTCTAGTCTTTTAAATACAGTCAAAACGATCAAAGCCAACACAGAACTAACTAGACCCGTTTGCCATAAGCCGCAACCAGCAGCAATTCCCAAGCCAGCAGAAACCCAAGTCGCTGCCGCTGAAGTGAGTCCCCGTACCCGATCTATGCGAGCTTGCGATTGAGTTTCGCGCAAAATTTCTCCAGCGCCAATAAACCCTACTCCAGCAGCAATTCCTTGAATGACGCGACTAATCGCATCACGCCCTTCTTCTGCTGTCGCCACGATTTGCAGTGGAATCAGAATTAACAATGCCGAACCCAAACTGACTAGCATATGCGTGCGTAAACCCGCAGGTTTACGACCGATTTGGCGCTCTAAACCCAGAATTGCCCCAAATACCAAAGCCATAGCTAGCCTGAAGCAAATACTTAACCAATCATTAGGAGCAAAAGATATGTTGGTCATTGGTTCTTTGTTGCGGTGTAGAGACGTTACAGGTAACGTCTCTACATAGATCGTTGATAACTGACAACTGTTAACTGTTCGCTGTTAAAAACTGCCGCAAGCGCAGCAAGCCCAACGTCTGAGCCAAATTGATTGGTAGTAAGGATACGCCTTCGATGCGCGATTGTACCCAACCTTCGCCCCAATACCATTCGTGAAATCCATCGATTCCACCGTGGAGCAATAGGCGCAAACAATTTGGTTTTGCCACTTCTACTTGATGTTCGATCGCTACGGGTCCAATCCAACTAGTAAAAGTCAGACCTGAATGGAGTTGTTCTGGCATTCCTGAAGCTAACCGTTGTGGCGATAGCCATTTTTGCATCTGTTCGGGACGCAACAAACTATCTTTAATTGCTGCTGCTGATGCCTCTACTTCAATCCGTAACTCACTATTTTGAAAACTACCCCACATAATTTATGACTCCAGTACTAATGCGATCGTAGCTTTTTACAGTTATCAGTTACCAGTTATCAGTGACCAATTTGCAATTGATTCCGACTCCCGACTCCTGAC from Chroococcidiopsis sp. SAG 2025 harbors:
- a CDS encoding MgtC/SapB family protein, coding for MTNISFAPNDWLSICFRLAMALVFGAILGLERQIGRKPAGLRTHMLVSLGSALLILIPLQIVATAEEGRDAISRVIQGIAAGVGFIGAGEILRETQSQARIDRVRGLTSAAATWVSAGLGIAAGCGLWQTGLVSSVLALIVLTVFKRLERPTKR